The following nucleotide sequence is from Streptomyces brevispora.
AACGCGAGTCCGCGCCGCATCCGCACACCCAGGACGTTCCCCGTGACTCTCATAATGCCAACTCCCCTTCGCGCGCAACTTGGTGGTTCCACCTGCTAGACGCGCGTCGGGGAGTTGATGGTTGTGCGCCGTATGTCTCAGTTCTGTACGGACAGCACCACTGAGGACCGGCGCCGCTCGACGTGTGCCGCCCTCGACCCGTACAGCGTGACCGCGACGACGCCCAGGACCGCGAGCAGTCCCAGGGCGACCGTGCCCGCCCAGCCGCCGGTGTGGAAGGCGACCGCGCCGAGCGTGCCGCCCGCGCTGGAGCCGAGGTAGTACGCCGACTGGTAGAGCGCCGACGCCTGGGCCCGGCCCTTGGTCGCCGTACGGCTGACGGAGGAGGAGGCCACCGCGTGCCCGGCGAAGAAGCCCGCGGTGATCAGGACCAGCCCGAGGAGCACCGCCGCCAGCTGGTCGGCGAGCGAGAGCAGCAGACCGGCGGCCGTGGTGGAGACGGCGAGGTAGAGCGCGCCCCGGCGCCCCAGCCGGGCGACCAGCCGCCCCGCCGCGGCGGAGGAGACCGTACCGACCAGGTAGACGAGGAAGATCGAGCCGACGATCCCCTGCGGGAGGTTGAACGGCGCCTCGACGAGCCGGTAGCCGATCACCGTGTAGACCGCGCCGAACACCGTCATGAACAGCGCGCCGATCGCGTACAGCCGGCGCAGCAGCGGGTCCGCGAGGTGTCCGCCGACGGTCTTCGCCAGCGCCTTCGGGTTCAGCGAACCCGGGGCGAAGTGCCGGGCCCTGGGGATCATGAGGTGGAAGACGACCGCGCAGACCACGGCCAGCACGCCGACCGCGCCGAGCGCGGCCCGCCAGCCCCAGGCCTGGGCGACCCAGCCGGTGAGGATACGGCCGCTCATCCCGCCGATGCTGTTGCCGGCCACGAACAGCCCGATCGCCGCGACCAGCGCCTTGGGCCGTACCTCCTCCGCGAGATACGCCATCGCGGAGGCGGGCAGCCCGGCGAGTGCGGCGCCCTGCACGGCACGCAGCGCGATCAGCCAGCCCAGCGACGGCGCGAACGGCACGAACAGCCCGACCACGACCGCGACCGTCAGCGAGGCGGTCATCATCTGCCGCCGCCCGAACCGCTCGGACAGCGCGCTCATCGGCAGCACGAAGAGCGCCAGCGCACCCGTCGCCGCCGAGACCGTCCAGCTCGCCTGCCCGGCCGTGGCGCCGAAGGAGGCGGAGACGGCGGGCAGCAGCGCCTGGGTGGAGTAGAGGAGTGCGAAGGTCGCGACACCGGCGGCGAAGAGCGCGAAACTCATCCGGCGATAGCCGGGGCGGCCGGGTTCGAGCCGGTCCGCGGTGGCGGCCGGAGCGAGGGCGACAGGGGACGACGGGGTCGAGGCGGCCACGATGAGGGTGGACGCCCCGGTACTGGCGGGAGGCATGCAACGAAGGTAGGCCGCGCACCTTTCATGCGTCCAATGCACAAACACGCGATAATCAATCCCATGGCGCATCAGCACAGCTCACAGCCTCGGCTGTCACCAAGCGGTTACGAAGAAGACATCCGCGCCGTCCTCGCCCCGCGGCTCGCCTACTTCGAGGCGGTCGCCCGCCACGAACACGTGACCCGCGCCGCGCACGAGCTGGGCGTGCCGCAGTCGACGCTCTCGCGGGCGATGGTGAGGCTGGAACAGGACCTGGGCGTCGCCCTGTTCGCCCGCAAGGGCCGTACCGTCTCCCTCACCCCGGCCGGACGCACCTTCCTCGGCTCGGCCGAGCGCGCACTCGCCGAGGTGGAGAAGGCCGCCGACTCGGTACGGGCGGACGCCGACCCCACCGCGGGCAAGGTCGCCTTCGGCTTCCTCCACACCATGGGCTCGGAGACCGTCCCCGCCCTGATCAGAGCCTTCCGCACCGACCACCCCCGGGTCCGCTTCCAACTCGTCCAGAACTACGGCGAGGCCATGATCGAACGCCTGCGCGCGGGCGGCCTCGACCTCTGCCTCACCTCGCCCGTCCCGGACGCCCCGGACCTGGTCGCCCGGCGCCTGGACGAACAGCGGCTGCGCCTGGTCGTCCCCGACGACCACCGCCTGGCCGGCCGCCGCCGCATCCGCCTGGCGGAGGCCGCCGACGAAACCTTCGTCACCCTGGAACCCGGCTACGGCCTGCGCCGCATCACGGACGACCTCTGCGCGGAGGCGGGTTTCGTCCCCCGTGTCGCCTTCGAGGGCGAGGAGGCCGAGACCCTGCGCGGTCTGGTCGCGGCCGGGCTGGGCGTCGCCCTGCTGCCCCCTCCGGCGGTGGCCCGCCCCGGAGTCGTGGAACTGACGGTGACGGCACCGCGGGCGGTCCGCGAGATCGGCGTGGCCTGGCTGGACGGCCACCCGGACACCCCGCCGGTGGCGGCGTTCAAGAAGTTCCTGCTGTCGCGGCGGGGGCACCTGCTGCCGGAGTGAGCGGCGCCGGCGGCTGTCAGGACTGTGCGGTGGACGACGCGTAGGAGGTGAAGTGCGACCAGGCGGTGGTGGAGACGGTGAACGGGGGGCGGGCGGTGTCCTTGGAGTCGCGGACGTGGACGGCGTCGGTGTGGAGGGCGACCTCGATGCAGTTGTCGCCGCCACTGCCGCTGTAACTGCTTTTGAACCAGGCCAGTTCGGTGCTCATAGCGCTCCTCGCATCTGCTTCAGCAGGCCCACAGTGGCCTCGTGGCTCAGCGCCTGTGAGCGCATCTTGCCATAGCGCTGGAGCATGGCACTGACCAATCTCGGGTCAGTGAGCAGGGTGCTGCTGTCATGGCCCTCGACGTAGCCGAACCAGGAGTTGCACGGAGTCTCCGCCAGGTACAACTGCCCGTCGACGCCCGAGTGGTCCGGCTGTTTGAGCGGCATGACGAGGATCTCCACGTTCCGCCGACCGCCCTGCACCAACAGATTGTCGATGAGCGCGGCAGTGACGTCCGCACCTCCTAACTGACGCTCAAGGACGGCCTGTTCGATGATGAACGAGAATGAGGTGTTGGGGCGTTCGGCCAGGAGTTCCTGTCGCATCAGGCGCGCGGCTACCTGCTGCTCGAACTGCTCCTCGGCGAGCGGGGGAAGCCTCCGGTCGAAGACGGCTCGGATGTACCCCTCGGTCTGGAGCAGCCCCGGAATGCCCCGGCACTCGTACGCGAACAGCGTGATCGCTTCCTCCTCGATCCCCGCCCACTGCAGGAACCACGACGCCAGACCGGCCCTGCGCCGAAGGCTCCGCGCCGCAGCGGCGAGGACCTTGCCCGCGACAGGCCCGAGGGCGTCCGCCGCCCGCTCGGGGAGGTCCTCGGGCGGGAACCGCCTGCCCTGCTCGATCTTGGCGATGTAGGCCGCCGAGTACCGCACGCGGGGTGCGAACTCCTCCTGGGTGAGGCGGGCCGCTTCGCGCAGGGCCTTCATGACCGCCCCGAATGTCTTCAGGCTGTCGGAGAGCTCGGGTTCGCCCGGGGACGTGGTGCTGTCGTGGTTCGCCGTCATCGCCGCCCCGTCTTTCGCGCATGGATCAACGCAGCCAGAATCACGGAGGGTTACCCGTCCGGTCCAGTGAACCCACCCATACAAGTGAAGGTGTATGGGTGTTTTTCCTACTGACAGGGGTGACCGAGGCGGAAACCTGAGCGCATGACAGCTCTGCAAGCACAACCGCCCGTAACTGTACGTGTGTTCGCCCAGAGGTGCTCGGCCACCCGCCACGGTGCGACCCTGGCGCGACGCCTGGCCGTGTGGAAGCTCGACACCTGGGGGATCCCGTACGACACCCGCCTCTCCGACACGGTGGCGCTCCTGGTCGCGGAGCTGGCGGCCAACGCGGTCCTGCACGGGCGGGTGCCGGGCCGCGATTTCGAGCTGCGGCTCATGTACCCGTACGAGCAGACCGGGGTCGTACGGATCGAGGTGTCGGACAACCACGAGACCCGCCCGAACCCATTGGCGGCGCGGCAACCCGACCCGGACGCGGATGGAGGCCGGGGCCTCCTCATCGTGGAGTCCATCGCCGCCCGCTGGGGCGTGAGCGATCGGATGGGGCCGGGCAAAACGGTGTGGGCGGAGGCGGAGGCGGGCGGGGTACGGGGCGGGCTGTGAGGCGGTGGGTGCGCAGAGCGGTTTGCTGGTCCGTGACCTCTGCGCCGGGCCGGTCGGGGGCCCGCTCGGCCGGGCTCTCCGTGCGGCCGCAGCGGCGCCCCACCCGACCGCCGGCCGACGCCCCCATTAGCGGCTGAAGGTCACCTCCTTCGAGTCCTTGTCGCGCTCGAAGGTGCCGGCGAAGCCCCAGTTCTTCCAGCCGCCGTCACCGTTGTTGATGATGGTTCCGTTCTTGATGGAGAAGATGTCGACGCCGTTCACCACCGCGAGGTGTTCGAGGCCGGACACCCCGGTGAAGGAGAGGTCGTTGAAGTTCTTCACCGCGATGATGTTCGTGTCGGGGAAGGCGCGGCTGTACTCGTCGATCAGTGACTGGTTCAGTTCGGCGGCGTCGCCCGGCTTCTTGCCGGAGTAGTCGGTACCGGGATACGTCCCCTCCGTGTACTTCGGCGCGCCGTCGTTGAAGTTGACCGACTCCGTGCCGGTGGAGGTGGAATCGGCGTCCAGGTCGGCGGGTTCGGGCTGCTTGAACGTGGCTTCCGAGCCGTCGCGGGTGGCGTCGCCGTAGTACGCCCAGTTGGTGTACCCGCCGTCGCCGTCGTTGCTGAACTTGCCCTTGTCGAAGACGTACACGTCGAACACGGCCCGGCCCGAGGCGATGTCGTCGCCGGTCTCCTCGGCGTGGTATTCGGGGGAGTTCAGCCGGTACCGGCTCTCGTTGATGAACGAGTCCGGCTTCTCGACCCAGTGCGACGACTGCTCCGAGTGCATCGCGACCACGTTGTAGTCGGGGTAGCAGCGTCGCATGTCGTTCACGAGCATCCGGACAGCCTGCGCCGAACCCTCGTTGTCCAGCGGGGAGTACGTGTTGTAGTACCGGCTCCGGTCCGGCGGCTCCTGGCCCTCGATCTGGCAGCCCTCGTCGCCGGGCTTCCAGTCCTTCTTCCGCTTGGGGCGGGGGGGCTCGTCGAACGTGACCGTGCGCTTGTCGTCACTGACGTCGAAGTAGCCCTTGAACGCGCGGTTCTTCCAGCCGAGGTCGGCGTTGTCGGCCCAGGTGAACTTGCCGGTCTTGAACGCGTAGACGCGGTACGTCGTGCCGCTGATCTCCACGGTCGAGATCATCGCCGCGCCGTCCATCTGCTGGAGATTGCCCTCATGCGGCTGCGCGATGACGATGTTGTAGTCGGGGAGGCAGTAGGAGAGGTCGTCGAGCGCCTGCTTGACCCGCTTCTCCTTGTTCTTCTCGTTGTTGACCTTGTCGATGATGAAGTTGACGAGGTACGAGTACCCCCAGGCCGCCGCCGTGCTGACGGGGCCGTTGCCCGGAACCGAGACCGACGACTTCGATGACCGCTCGCGCGGCTCGAAGCACAGGCTGGGGAGCGCGTTCCCCTTGTTGCCGTCGGTCTTGCCGCCCGACTCGTCGTCGGGCTTGCCGCCCGGTACGCCGCCGGGCTCGCCGGATTCGTCGCCGGGAGCGGAGGCAGGCTGGATGTCTTCGCTGGAATCGGCGCCGCCGGAGCTCCCGCCGGAGTCCCCGCCGCCGGAGTCCCCACCGCTATCGGTGACAGCGTTGTCATCAGCGCATTCGCCGCCGCCGCCCGTCGTTGCCGCGATGCGGCAGATCTGCACGTGCGCGGAGCTGGTGATGTCGCCGCCGATGGTGGTGGCGACGATCGCGCCGACCACGGCGACGACGACCCCCAGCAGGGCCAGGTACTCGATCGCTGTCTGCCCCGTACTCGTGCGTACGCCTCGGCGTATCCGCTCGCTGTGCTTCACGCGTCACCTCGTCG
It contains:
- a CDS encoding MFS transporter, with product MPPASTGASTLIVAASTPSSPVALAPAATADRLEPGRPGYRRMSFALFAAGVATFALLYSTQALLPAVSASFGATAGQASWTVSAATGALALFVLPMSALSERFGRRQMMTASLTVAVVVGLFVPFAPSLGWLIALRAVQGAALAGLPASAMAYLAEEVRPKALVAAIGLFVAGNSIGGMSGRILTGWVAQAWGWRAALGAVGVLAVVCAVVFHLMIPRARHFAPGSLNPKALAKTVGGHLADPLLRRLYAIGALFMTVFGAVYTVIGYRLVEAPFNLPQGIVGSIFLVYLVGTVSSAAAGRLVARLGRRGALYLAVSTTAAGLLLSLADQLAAVLLGLVLITAGFFAGHAVASSSVSRTATKGRAQASALYQSAYYLGSSAGGTLGAVAFHTGGWAGTVALGLLAVLGVVAVTLYGSRAAHVERRRSSVVLSVQN
- a CDS encoding LysR family transcriptional regulator, producing MAHQHSSQPRLSPSGYEEDIRAVLAPRLAYFEAVARHEHVTRAAHELGVPQSTLSRAMVRLEQDLGVALFARKGRTVSLTPAGRTFLGSAERALAEVEKAADSVRADADPTAGKVAFGFLHTMGSETVPALIRAFRTDHPRVRFQLVQNYGEAMIERLRAGGLDLCLTSPVPDAPDLVARRLDEQRLRLVVPDDHRLAGRRRIRLAEAADETFVTLEPGYGLRRITDDLCAEAGFVPRVAFEGEEAETLRGLVAAGLGVALLPPPAVARPGVVELTVTAPRAVREIGVAWLDGHPDTPPVAAFKKFLLSRRGHLLPE
- a CDS encoding DUF397 domain-containing protein, translating into MSTELAWFKSSYSGSGGDNCIEVALHTDAVHVRDSKDTARPPFTVSTTAWSHFTSYASSTAQS
- a CDS encoding helix-turn-helix domain-containing protein; amino-acid sequence: MTANHDSTTSPGEPELSDSLKTFGAVMKALREAARLTQEEFAPRVRYSAAYIAKIEQGRRFPPEDLPERAADALGPVAGKVLAAAARSLRRRAGLASWFLQWAGIEEEAITLFAYECRGIPGLLQTEGYIRAVFDRRLPPLAEEQFEQQVAARLMRQELLAERPNTSFSFIIEQAVLERQLGGADVTAALIDNLLVQGGRRNVEILVMPLKQPDHSGVDGQLYLAETPCNSWFGYVEGHDSSTLLTDPRLVSAMLQRYGKMRSQALSHEATVGLLKQMRGAL
- a CDS encoding ATP-binding protein is translated as MFAQRCSATRHGATLARRLAVWKLDTWGIPYDTRLSDTVALLVAELAANAVLHGRVPGRDFELRLMYPYEQTGVVRIEVSDNHETRPNPLAARQPDPDADGGRGLLIVESIAARWGVSDRMGPGKTVWAEAEAGGVRGGL